In Archocentrus centrarchus isolate MPI-CPG fArcCen1 chromosome 1, fArcCen1, whole genome shotgun sequence, the following proteins share a genomic window:
- the LOC115787223 gene encoding ecto-ADP-ribosyltransferase 5-like, whose protein sequence is MGPRRKALLSVIIFTAVCYKVTAQDARLLDALNPTDVVDDQYNGCRKEAVKKFIQSDLLKQELNHSEGFQKAWNRSNECLKQIPGGRKEHTAALSIYAHGDHDFIKTLNKAIETMGGNVSIYENHFHFKSLHFLLMDSMKLLKPKECKTFYVFQDGQSQPRSKKGSTVRFTSFTSAYSNFEEIKRFEDLADNIVLNLTSCFFVNLKDYVCDQTQDTILLSPAEVFTVEGVETKTVYNEEYVEIVLKQSKLKSFHNCYIVSRSPPAVVSTLWLVSLLVAYLLFL, encoded by the exons ATGGGGCCCAGAAGAAAAGCGCTGCTTAGTGTAAtcattttcacagctgtctgctaCAAG GTGACTGCACAGGATGCAAGACTACTGGATGCTCTAAATCCCACAGATGTTGTAGATGACCAGTACAATGGATGCCGTAAAGAGGCCGTGAAAAAGTTCATCCAGTCAGACCTGTTAAAACAAGAACTAAATCACAGTGAAGGATTTCAGAAAGCGTGGAACAGAAGTAACGAGTGTTTGAAGCAGATCCCTGGAGGGCGTAAAGAGCATACTGCTGCACTTTCAATCTATGCTCATGGGGATCATGATTtcataaaaacactgaacaaagcAATAGAGACGATGGGTGGAAATGTTAGCATCTATGAAAACCACTTCCACTTCAAGTCTCTTCATTTCCTGCTGATGGATtccatgaagctgctgaagccGAAGGAGTGCAAGACTTTCTATGTTTTTCAAGATGGTCAAAGCCAACCACGGTCAAAGAAAGGCTCCACAGTGAGATTTACAAGTTTCACCTCAGCTTATTCAAACTTTGAAGAGATAAAGAGATTTGAAGATCTCGCTGACAACATCGTTTTAAATCTCACTTCTTGCTTCTTTGTCAACCTGAAAGACTATGTGTGCGATCAAACCCAGGATACAATACTTTTATCTCCAGCAGAAGTTTTCACCGTGGAGGGAGTAGAAACAAAAACTGTGTATAATGAGGAATATGTTGAGATTGTTTTGAAACAATCAAAACTGAAAAGCTTCCACAACTGTTACATCGTTTCACG GTCTCCTCCAGCTGTTGTCTCCACCCTGTGGCTTGTGTCACTGCTTGTAGcttatcttctttttctttag
- the glb1 gene encoding beta-galactosidase: MQLPRDGSVLLLLLMLVGQSLGESPSFTVDYQNDCFRKDGEKFRYISGSIHYSRIPRVYWKDRLLKMYMAGLNAIQTYIPWNYHEKVPGLYNFSGDRDFEYFLKLAHDIGLLVILRPGPYICGEWDMGGLPAWLLKKKDIVLRSADPDYVAAVDKWMGTLLPMIKPYLYQNGGPIITVQVENEYGSYFACDYSYMRHLSKLFRSYLGDEVVLFTTDGALLKTLKCGSIQDLYATVDFGPGSNVTAAFDAQRHVEPHGPLVNSEFYTGWLDHWGSHHSVVSSTRVARVLSEMLIMGANVNLYMFIGGTNFGYWNGANTPYAPQPTSYDYDAPLTEAGDLTEKYFAIRDVIKMYRNIPEGPIPPTTPKYAYGAVTMKKLQMVSDALDKLSFSGPVKSTYPQTFIDLNQAFGFMLYRTSLPVNCTKPTPLTSPLNGVHDRAYVSVDGVAAGILERDNVEPVNVTGKAGSQVDILVENLGRVNYGKYLKDFKGLVSNLTLGENPLTGWTMYSLSIDEAVSEGLLGEEEPTPPDAPQPAGLSPPAFYGGSFIIPDGIPDLPQDTYIKLTSWRKGQIWINGFNVGRYWPTRGPQVTLFVPANILSTAAPNNVTILELEGAPCSSGPCTVEFTTIPILNGTVQSDYKQHRRLFIKEDLL; encoded by the exons ATGCAGCTTCCCAGAGATGGCAGCGTGCTGCTTTTGCTGCTGATGCTCGTTGGACAATCA CTCGGGGAATCTCCCTCATTCACTGTGGACTACCAGAATGACTGCTTCCGTAAGGATGGGGAAAAGTTTCGCTACATATCAGGAAGCATCCATTACagcaggattcccagagtctacTGGAAAGATCGGCTGCTCAAGATGTACATGGCGGGACTGAACGCCATCCAGAC GTACATTCCCTGGAACTACCATGAAAAGGTTCCAGGCCTATACAACTTTAGCGGAGACAGAGATTTTGAATATTTCCTTAAGCTGGCTCACGACATCGGTTTGCTGGTCATCCTCCGGCCAGGACCCTACATATGTGGAGAGTGGGACATG GGCGGCCTGCCTGCCTGGCTTCTCAAGAAGAAAGATATCGTACTGCGATCTGCAGATCCAG ACTACGTCGCAGCAGTGGATAAATGGATGGGGACGTTACTGCCCATGATAAAGCCTTATCTCTATCAGAACGGCGGCCCTATCATCACTGTTCAG GTGGAGAATGAATACGGCAGTTACTTCGCCTGTGACTACAGCTACATGCGTCACCTGTCCAAGCTGTTCCGGTCTTACCTGGGTGATGAGGTGGTGCTCTTCACTACAGATGGGGCTTTGCTCAAAACTCTCAAGTGTGGTTCAATACAAGACCTCTACGCCACTGTAGACTTTGGACCCG GATCCAATgttactgctgcctttgatGCACAGCGACACGTTGAACCTCACGGCCCTTTG GTGAACTCTGAATTTTACACTGGATGGCTGGACCACTGGGGATCACATCACTCGGTCGTGTCGTCCACTCGAGTGGCCAGGGTCCTCAGCGAGATGCTGATCATGGGAGCAAATGTCAACCT GTACATGTTCATAGGAGGAACCAACTTTGGATACTGGAATG GCGCCAACACACCGTACGCCCCGCAGCCTACAAGCTATGACTACGATGCTCCGCTCACAGAAGCAGGAGACCTCACAGAGAAATACTTTGCCATTCGAGATGTGATCAAAATG TACCGTAACATACCAGAGGGGCCGATACCGCCAACAACCCCAAAGTATGCATATGGCGCTGTAACAATGAAGAAG CTTCAGATGGTGTCAGACGCCTTAGACAAACTATCTTTCTCTGGACCCGTCAAAAGCACGTATCCTCAGACATTCATCGACTTGAACCAG GCATTTGGTTTTATGCTCTATAGGACCAGTCTGCCTGTGAACTGCACCAAACCAACTCCACTCACATCGCCACTGAATGGGGTCCATGACAGAGCGTACGTGTCAGTGGACGGG GTGGCTGCAGGAATTCTTGAAAGGGACAACGTCGAACCTGTCAATGTGACCGGGAAGGCTGGAAGTCAGGTGGACATACTGGTGGAGAACTTAGGCAGAGTAAACTACGGAAAATACCTCAAAGATTTTAAG GGTCTAGTGTCCAATCTGACTCTGGGGGAAAACCCTCTCACTGGCTGGACCATGTACAGTCTCAGTATTGATGAAGCAGTCAGTGAGGGCCTCCTCGGAGAAGAAGAGCCCACACCCCCTGATGCACCTCAGCCAGCTGGTCTCTCCCCTCCAGCTTTCTATGGGGGAAGCTTCATCATACCCGACGGCATCCCAGACCTCCCTCAGGACACCTACATCAAGCTGACCAGTTGGAGAAAG GGACAGATCTGGATAAACGGCTTTAATGTAGGACGTTACTGGCCAACTCGAGGGCCTCAGGTGACGCTTTTTGTCCCTGCAAACATCCTCAGCACAGCTGCACCAAATAATGTGACCATCCTGGAGCTGGAAGGGGCTCCCTGCAGCTCTGGGCCATGCACTGTGGAGTTCACCACCATCCCAATCCTCAATGGAACAGTTCAGTCTGACTACAAACAACACAGAAGGCTGTTTATTAAAGAGGATTTACTATGA
- the LOC115785722 gene encoding ecto-ADP-ribosyltransferase 5-like isoform X1, protein MESRRKVLLAAIIFTAVCYKVTAQDARLLDALNPTDVVDDQYNGCRKEAVKKFIQSDLLKQELNRSEGFQKAWNKSNECLKQIPGGRKEHTSALSIYAHGDHDFLQTLNKAIETMGGNVSIYENHFHFKSLHFLLMDSMKLLKPKECKTFYVFQDGQSQPRSKKGSTVRFTSFTSAYSNFEEIKRSEDLADNIVLNLTSCFFVNLKDYVCDQTQDTILLSPAEVFTVEETETKTTDDDEEYVEIVLKQSGLKSFHNCYIFSRDSGEQETVTPVPEKDRVPGGQQTVTAVTERDRDSGGQETVTAVTEKDRVPGGQQTVTAVTERDRDSGGQETVTAVTEKDRSPAVVSTLWLVSVLVASSFFYLAL, encoded by the exons ATGGAGTCCAGAAGAAAAGTGCTGCTTGCTGCAAtcattttcacagctgtctgctaCAAA GTGACTGCACAGGATGCAAGACTACTGGATGCTCTAAATCCCACAGATGTTGTAGATGACCAGTACAATGGATGCCGTAAAGAGGCCGTGAAAAAGTTCATCCAGTCAGACCTGTTAAAACAAGAACTAAATCGCAGTGAAGGATTTCAGAAAGCGTGGAACAAAAGTAACGAGTGTTTGAAGCAGATCCCTGGAGGGCGTAAAGAGCATACTTCTGCACTTTCAATCTATGCTCATGGGGATCATGATTTCTTACAAACACTGAACAAAGCAATAGAGACGATGGGTGGAAATGTTAGCATCTATGAAAACCACTTCCACTTCAAGTCTCTTCATTTCCTGCTGATGGATtccatgaagctgctgaagccGAAGGAGTGCAAGACTTTCTATGTTTTTCAAGATGGTCAAAGCCAACCACGGTCAAAGAAAGGCTCCACAGTGAGATTTACAAGTTTCACCTCAGCTTATTCAAACTTTGAAGAGATAAAGAGATCTGAAGATCTCGCTGACAACATCGTTTTAAATCTCACTTCTTGCTTCTTTGTCAACCTGAAAGACTATGTGTGCGATCAAACCCAGGATACAATACTTTTATCTCCAGCAGAAGTtttcactgtggaggaaacagaaacaaaaactacagatgatgatgaggaaTATGTTGAGATTGTTTTGAAACAGTCAGGACTGAAAAGCTTCCACAACTGTTACATCTTTTCACG GGACTCAGGAGAGCAGGAGACTGTCACACCTGTCCCAGAGAAAGACAG GGTCCCAGGAGGGCAGCAGACTGTCACAGCTGTCACTGAGCGAGACAG GGACTCAGGAGGACAGGAGActgtcacagctgtcacagagaaagacag GGTCCCAGGAGGGCAGCAGACTGTCACAGCTGTCACTGAGCGAGACAG GGACTCAGGAGGACAGGAGActgtcacagctgtcacagagaAAGACAG GTCTCCAGCTGTTGTCTCCACCCTGTGGCTGGTGTCAGTGCTTGTGgcctcatcttttttttatttagctcTTTAG
- the ccdc86 gene encoding coiled-coil domain-containing protein 86, with protein MPKRAKSVTQEKSATEAEPGGERIQEPPAEGRRTRSGRTFPTSVLGSEAPLRTPSRRTRRSVLQELPVEMEETNKEDLQQKPERPAEETSGIPAEPEPCIAAEQPVPEPAEPQTAATAADTEKPTLNGNEDAPRSTPALVETAPVSPDPVPKKKPHLAPSEKHNPVIPLGKPKSGRVWKDRNKSRFSAMVKDKQLCSSWEKKMEAKREKAFVKQYSLQLKEEKARQKEEKRKRREENLRRRAENERKAEIVQVIRNTSKIKRMKKKHLRKVEKRDTLALLQKSQKHNSKTTKKQKNSDQDLT; from the exons ATGCCAAAGAGAGCGAAATCAGTGACACAAGAAAAGTCCGCTACTGAAGCGGAACCAGGCGGAGAGCGGATCCAGGAGCCGCCGGCGGAGGGCAGGCGGACTCGCAGCGGCCGCACGTTCCCGACCTCCGTGCTCGGCTCTGAAGCCCCGCTGAGGACACCCAGCCGGAGGACCAGGAGGTCTGTCCTTCAAGAGCTGCCGGTAGAGATGGAGGAAACGAACAAGGAGGacctgcagcagaaacccgagaggCCGGCCGAGGAGACGTCCGGCATACCTGCGGAACCAGAGCCCTGCATCGCGGCAGAGCAGCCAGTTCCGGAACCAGCCGAGCCGCAGACAGCGGCTACAGCAGCCGATACAGAAAAACCTACACTTAACGGCAACGAAGACGCTCCTCGGTCCACACCTGCTCTAGTAGAAACGGCACCTGTGAGTCCAGATCCCGTCCCGAAGAAGAAGCCTCATTTGGCTCCCAGTGAGAAACATAATCCTGTCATTCCTCTGGGAAAACCGAAATCTGGAAGAGTGTGGAAGGACCGGAACAAGTCGAG GTTCTCAGCAATGGTAAAAGACAAACAGCTGTGCTCCTCCTGGGAGAAGAAGATGGAGGCCAAGCGGGAGAAGGCCTTCGTGAAGCAGTATTCTTTGCAGCTTAAAGAGGAGAAAGCTCGTCAGAAAGAG gaaaagaggaaaagaagggaAGAAAACTTGAGACGTCGAGCAGAGAACGAACGCAAAGCAGAGATTGTTCAAGTG ATCCGGAATACATCAAAGAtcaagaggatgaagaagaaacatctcAGAAAGGTTGAGAAGCGAGACACGCTGGCTCTACTGCAGAAGTCCCAGAAGCACAATAGCAAAaccacaaagaaacagaaaaactctGACCAAGATTTAACTTAA
- the LOC115785722 gene encoding ecto-ADP-ribosyltransferase 5-like isoform X2 encodes MESRRKVLLAAIIFTAVCYKVTAQDARLLDALNPTDVVDDQYNGCRKEAVKKFIQSDLLKQELNRSEGFQKAWNKSNECLKQIPGGRKEHTSALSIYAHGDHDFLQTLNKAIETMGGNVSIYENHFHFKSLHFLLMDSMKLLKPKECKTFYVFQDGQSQPRSKKGSTVRFTSFTSAYSNFEEIKRSEDLADNIVLNLTSCFFVNLKDYVCDQTQDTILLSPAEVFTVEETETKTTDDDEEYVEIVLKQSGLKSFHNCYIFSRDSGEQETVTPVPEKDRVPGGQQTVTAVTERDRDSGGQETVTAVTEKDRSPAVVSTLWLVSVLVASSFFYLAL; translated from the exons ATGGAGTCCAGAAGAAAAGTGCTGCTTGCTGCAAtcattttcacagctgtctgctaCAAA GTGACTGCACAGGATGCAAGACTACTGGATGCTCTAAATCCCACAGATGTTGTAGATGACCAGTACAATGGATGCCGTAAAGAGGCCGTGAAAAAGTTCATCCAGTCAGACCTGTTAAAACAAGAACTAAATCGCAGTGAAGGATTTCAGAAAGCGTGGAACAAAAGTAACGAGTGTTTGAAGCAGATCCCTGGAGGGCGTAAAGAGCATACTTCTGCACTTTCAATCTATGCTCATGGGGATCATGATTTCTTACAAACACTGAACAAAGCAATAGAGACGATGGGTGGAAATGTTAGCATCTATGAAAACCACTTCCACTTCAAGTCTCTTCATTTCCTGCTGATGGATtccatgaagctgctgaagccGAAGGAGTGCAAGACTTTCTATGTTTTTCAAGATGGTCAAAGCCAACCACGGTCAAAGAAAGGCTCCACAGTGAGATTTACAAGTTTCACCTCAGCTTATTCAAACTTTGAAGAGATAAAGAGATCTGAAGATCTCGCTGACAACATCGTTTTAAATCTCACTTCTTGCTTCTTTGTCAACCTGAAAGACTATGTGTGCGATCAAACCCAGGATACAATACTTTTATCTCCAGCAGAAGTtttcactgtggaggaaacagaaacaaaaactacagatgatgatgaggaaTATGTTGAGATTGTTTTGAAACAGTCAGGACTGAAAAGCTTCCACAACTGTTACATCTTTTCACG GGACTCAGGAGAGCAGGAGACTGTCACACCTGTCCCAGAGAAAGACAG GGTCCCAGGAGGGCAGCAGACTGTCACAGCTGTCACTGAGCGAGACAG GGACTCAGGAGGACAGGAGActgtcacagctgtcacagagaaagacag GTCTCCAGCTGTTGTCTCCACCCTGTGGCTGGTGTCAGTGCTTGTGgcctcatcttttttttatttagctcTTTAG
- the LOC115785722 gene encoding ecto-ADP-ribosyltransferase 5-like isoform X3, which yields MESRRKVLLAAIIFTAVCYKVTAQDARLLDALNPTDVVDDQYNGCRKEAVKKFIQSDLLKQELNRSEGFQKAWNKSNECLKQIPGGRKEHTSALSIYAHGDHDFLQTLNKAIETMGGNVSIYENHFHFKSLHFLLMDSMKLLKPKECKTFYVFQDGQSQPRSKKGSTVRFTSFTSAYSNFEEIKRSEDLADNIVLNLTSCFFVNLKDYVCDQTQDTILLSPAEVFTVEETETKTTDDDEEYVEIVLKQSGLKSFHNCYIFSRDSGEQETVTPVPEKDRVPGGQQTVTAVTERDRDSGGQETVTAVTEKDRSPAVVSTLWLVSVLVASSFFYLAL from the exons ATGGAGTCCAGAAGAAAAGTGCTGCTTGCTGCAAtcattttcacagctgtctgctaCAAA GTGACTGCACAGGATGCAAGACTACTGGATGCTCTAAATCCCACAGATGTTGTAGATGACCAGTACAATGGATGCCGTAAAGAGGCCGTGAAAAAGTTCATCCAGTCAGACCTGTTAAAACAAGAACTAAATCGCAGTGAAGGATTTCAGAAAGCGTGGAACAAAAGTAACGAGTGTTTGAAGCAGATCCCTGGAGGGCGTAAAGAGCATACTTCTGCACTTTCAATCTATGCTCATGGGGATCATGATTTCTTACAAACACTGAACAAAGCAATAGAGACGATGGGTGGAAATGTTAGCATCTATGAAAACCACTTCCACTTCAAGTCTCTTCATTTCCTGCTGATGGATtccatgaagctgctgaagccGAAGGAGTGCAAGACTTTCTATGTTTTTCAAGATGGTCAAAGCCAACCACGGTCAAAGAAAGGCTCCACAGTGAGATTTACAAGTTTCACCTCAGCTTATTCAAACTTTGAAGAGATAAAGAGATCTGAAGATCTCGCTGACAACATCGTTTTAAATCTCACTTCTTGCTTCTTTGTCAACCTGAAAGACTATGTGTGCGATCAAACCCAGGATACAATACTTTTATCTCCAGCAGAAGTtttcactgtggaggaaacagaaacaaaaactacagatgatgatgaggaaTATGTTGAGATTGTTTTGAAACAGTCAGGACTGAAAAGCTTCCACAACTGTTACATCTTTTCACG GGACTCAGGAGAGCAGGAGACTGTCACACCTGTCCCAGAGAAAGACAG GGTCCCAGGAGGGCAGCAGACTGTCACAGCTGTCACTGAGCGAGACAG GGACTCAGGAGGACAGGAGActgtcacagctgtcacagagaAAGACAG GTCTCCAGCTGTTGTCTCCACCCTGTGGCTGGTGTCAGTGCTTGTGgcctcatcttttttttatttagctcTTTAG